Below is a window of Gossypium hirsutum isolate 1008001.06 chromosome A12, Gossypium_hirsutum_v2.1, whole genome shotgun sequence DNA.
TGGTAATAGAAAAATGTTTGATGGCAAATAACTTTTGTACTGTGTATGTTATCTTTTGTCTCTTAAATTGTTCCATGTTTTTTTGGATAGCATACGtccatgaaaatttgaaaatttcttggggcttctttttttccttaaaaaaaaatttctctgctatataatattttattgtttGGATTTGCAAAGATAGAATTATTCTCAAATtctcaatatttgtttgcttGTGTTTATACCTACTTCAATTGAAAAGCTATATTCTTTTCATATCCTATCCGAGTTTCTCACTAGAGTTTCATTAGAAACTTGGTTTCAATTGATGTAAAAACGATTGATTTATCTTTTGGATGGTACTATATTTTGAAGTATTGGTGAGATACTGGTGGCACTCCTGCTGTAGGAGATGTGAGATGCTCTGCTTTCGTAAGAATAGTTTGTTTCTGTGGGTTGATAGGTCCATAATCTAATTTTATGTGATTGAGAGTTTAAGTTAGAAACAGCTACAGATTGTACAAAAATGGAAGCGATTGTAGGTAAGGAGTGGTAAACTAAAGAGAATGAAGTGCTGGGATGGCTGGAAACATGTATAAAATGCAAAGATTTGCagcaagaaaatttattttggaGGAAACCACAAATATTGGAATGTATGTAATTGATAGAGGAAATCAGAATTATAGGAACGTGTATCTGATAGAGAGACAGAATAAGTACAAAACCTCATAAGCTTAGAATTGCAGGGAGAGGTGCCTAGCATTGTGTATTCTAGCATATTGAGGTTGCTCCTTGTTTCTGCATGCTATAATATTGAAGTGAGCTAAATGTTCTAATAGAAAGAATATGTGCCTAATTTCTCTCTGTGAAAGAGTATTGTCTTAATCATTTGTTCATTTTAGCAGCATGAATAAAACAATTTCTAGATACAAGTCTGCTCAAGGTTCTCCAGAGATTGCTCAAGTGGAACATAAAGCAGAGGTGATCAGCAATTTTTGCTTACATAATACATTCACAAATCTGGCTTTGCTTTTCCATTGaaacaatatatttcaatttcttcttCTGCATTTTTGGCTTTATGTTGAACCTCAAGATAATAGTTAGAACCTAATTTAGATTTTAGCATGCATGACATGTGTGTACTACCAGTTGAAACATAAATTTGCTAATGGTAAAACATGTTATTCCTTGACAAAAGGTTATTTCCCGAATATGTTtctgtttcatttatttttcctTACAATGTCGTACACTGAAAGTATACATTTGGATGATATCAAGTACACTTTTGTTTTCAGAAGCAAGACTCTAAGGAGGCAGACCATCTGAAGGATGAAATAGCGAAGCTACAAATGAAACAGTTGTATGCCATCTTAATTGTCAGATATGGTTGATGTATTACATTCTTCTCCAATGCAGACTTTTTACTTTCCCTTGAACTAATTCTTGTTCTGATTTTATAGACAGCTGCTGGGTAAGAACTTGACCAGCATGAGCCTGAAAGAGCTTCAGCTCCTAGAACAGCAACTTAATGAAGGGTTGTTATCAGTGAAGGAGAAGAAGGTTGAATGACATTTTGTCCAAGCTCATCTAATCTCTTAGCTTAAATTAGGATTCTTATTTctagaaataattatttaacttgAGGCCTTAATAGGAATCATACCATTGCAGGAACAATTGCTCATGCAACAATTAGAGCAATCAAGATTACAGGTATGCTTGGTTCTACCTGCATGTCATAGTTTTGTACTTTGTTTTGCCAGTGTCGTTCTTTTGTCTAAAAGTGCATCTTGAAAAAAGAAGATGAATGTTACAGTTATCTTTGTCTCCAATAATAAGATAATTTTGATAGGAAATAAAGCATCTTGATAAGGAGACATGTCACAAACTAGAATTACGTTTGGTTAGACTTGACCGGTGGAGGTGAGGTCTCAATAACTTTCAACAGATTGGTTATAAACGCTTGAAAGTAAGATTAGCTAGCAACTAAGTGTAGTAGATTGAAAATGGTGGGAAATGGAAATCGTATGGGAAGTCATTTGACATGTGAAATATTGCACCTAGAGATTCCATAAGGTTCAAGTTTCTCATGCATATTTCTTGTTATGTCAAGGAGGTCACATGATCTAAAAAAAGAACAATAAGGGAAAAAAAATACCTTTGACTTTGAGGtaattaattcattttacttTCTGTTTGCAGGAGCAGCGAGCTATGCTTGAGAATGAAACTTTACGCAGACAGGCAGGTTATGTTTTTCTTGATAAAACTGAGTATCTTATTATGATTTGGTTAACAGACAACTTGTTTTATTTGTCTACCCATGCAGGTTGAGGAGCTACGAGGTTTCTTTCCAACAACTGATCACCCGATCCAACCCTATCTTGAATGCTATCCTGTTGAAAGGAAGAATTCTCTCATGAGCCACAGCATTCCCAGTCCAGATTTGACCTGTAATTGCACTGTTGAAAAGGGAGATTCAGACACTACCTTGTATTTGGGGTAtgtattttttcatattttggttAGTCTGCTCTGGAAATGCCCCAACttgactaattttttttatatttaatcattttttgttAGAAAGGATAAATCAAGGTTGTGTCTTTGGCTTTGAACTTAATTCTACACTCATTTCAAAAACTTCCGACCACCCTTGTAAAAGGCAGAATCCTATAACAGTGACACTGCTTCCTTTGGTCCCTTTTAAGTGATTTACCCTTGTTGGCTTATCTTGACAAATGATTTACTCTGGCTACATTAATGTAATTCTACCCACTACTTCAAGGCCTTCAACAGCATCAGAAATAGTAGAACTAATCAATACTTCATTCAGTTCTTCATCTCTGTTGCCCTTGCAGGCCAAAATGAAGTTCTCATTATGCTATTATGgccaaattttttctttttctttttttaatattttgtcaGGTCTCACATATGCTCTCTCTATATACTTATCAGGTTGCCAAGTGATTATCACAAGAGAAAGAAACCTGAAATAGAAAGCCACTCCAATGAGTCAGAGAGCCAGTTGGGGCTGCTGTGACCCTTTCCTTCAAGGTATTTGCTTTGCCTTCAATAGGGGATGGCAGAAACTGAGATATGGTACAGTTGAGTCTAGTTTGGTAGTTTCTCAAAGCACCAGTTGTCCAAATCAATGAAGGCAACACAGTGAAAGTATAGATGTTTCTTTGCAGGATGAAGAGCTAAGTTTTCTGCTGATGGATATAGTTTAGTCGTGACAGTTATTG
It encodes the following:
- the LOC107893918 gene encoding agamous-like MADS-box protein AGL15 isoform X2, which produces MGRGKIEIKRIENANSRQVTFSKRRAGLLKKAKELAILCDAEVAVIIFSNTGKLFEFSSSGSMNKTISRYKSAQGSPEIAQVEHKAEKQDSKEADHLKDEIAKLQMKQQLLGKNLTSMSLKELQLLEQQLNEGLLSVKEKKEQLLMQQLEQSRLQEQRAMLENETLRRQVEELRGFFPTTDHPIQPYLECYPVERKNSLMSHSIPSPDLTCNCTVEKGDSDTTLYLGLPSDYHKRKKPEIESHSNESESQLGLL
- the LOC107893918 gene encoding agamous-like MADS-box protein AGL15; this translates as MGRGKIEIKRIENANSRQVTFSKRRAGLLKKAKELAILCDAEVAVIIFSNTGKLFEFSSSGMNKTISRYKSAQGSPEIAQVEHKAEKQDSKEADHLKDEIAKLQMKQLQLLGKNLTSMSLKELQLLEQQLNEGLLSVKEKKEQLLMQQLEQSRLQEQRAMLENETLRRQVEELRGFFPTTDHPIQPYLECYPVERKNSLMSHSIPSPDLTCNCTVEKGDSDTTLYLGLPSDYHKRKKPEIESHSNESESQLGLL
- the LOC107893918 gene encoding agamous-like MADS-box protein AGL15 isoform X1, whose translation is MGRGKIEIKRIENANSRQVTFSKRRAGLLKKAKELAILCDAEVAVIIFSNTGKLFEFSSSGSMNKTISRYKSAQGSPEIAQVEHKAEKQDSKEADHLKDEIAKLQMKQLQLLGKNLTSMSLKELQLLEQQLNEGLLSVKEKKEQLLMQQLEQSRLQEQRAMLENETLRRQVEELRGFFPTTDHPIQPYLECYPVERKNSLMSHSIPSPDLTCNCTVEKGDSDTTLYLGLPSDYHKRKKPEIESHSNESESQLGLL